The nucleotide sequence TACATCAGTTCCAACAATAAGGTCGATTTCTTTTCCCTGCTCAAATGTTTAAAGAGTTACAATCTATACTGCTGAATTTCTTTTATTcatttctgtcacgtcatcctaaCCTGACGGAATATTGTCATGTTAAGCACTCCATCTGACCCAATGGATTGGTCCAACTCTTGGCAAGCCTTCTCAATGTCAAGGAAGCATGTAATTGGCTCCTTGTTGATAGCAAGAATCATATCTCCCTGCTCTAGAAGATTTTCTGCTTTCGATCCAGCCAAACAACCTTTCACCCGCAGGACTTGTCTACGCACAGGATCCTTCTTCGCAAGGGCCTGAAAGCGTAATCACAGTGGATTATCAACAGTTGCTGTGAGCAAAATTTTCTGTACTTGCAGGTAACACAGGGCACAAGGGGCCATAACCCAAATTTGATAACTACTTGAGTAGTTCGAAAAGTTGTTGTGAGCAAAAACTTCTAAAATATTCATAAGATATTAGGTAGCAGTATAAACATATTTGCAGATCACAAAGAATACAGAATATTTAgaacataaaaataaaaacagATCGGATTACCTGCACCCAGTTATCACTCAATCCGTAACTTCTTGCCTTGGATAACAAAGTTGGATAAAGTTCCACCTCCAAAAGTCTGACAAATGGCATTGGCCTCTTTATTCCGTTGATAAGCCTAAAATGTCCTTGAGTTCCAGAGATAATCTTCTCAAGTACTTGGCTTATTGCATATATTGGTATGCCTCTAACAAACTGATGGTCCTCTGAGCTGCTGCAACCATATTTCAGctggagaaaaaaaaagagtgGGTCATACACCAGTTAGTTAATAGTACTAAGCATACAGAGAAGTGAGTAAACGACCAGCTTTAACTATTCAAGAAGATGTATCGTTAGGCTAAGACTCGTAATGGCTGTTAATTACTACTAAAATCCATATAGTAAAAGGTTATTAGTGCAAGTGGCTGGTGCACTACAAATTCAATCTCGTTTAGTTAACACAAACAGTTTGGATTATTTTACTAGCAGTTCAAAGTTTACTGTTATTACACATTTACTTGATGTTAGAAATATCACGCAGCTAACCTTGCGCATAAGCCGGCgttttgttcttttctttattcTTTTGTGTGTGCGTTCCTGGGAGCATGCCAGCAATATTACTTGAGAAACAGACGAAGCAAAGAACTCAGTGCAAACTAACCTGGGTAGAAAAGCTAGCCCATAATGCTTGAACTCTTCCTTGCTCATCAGTTAATATGCCCGAAAATGTGCTACCAAAATCTAACAAAAAAAAACCAATATAGTCAACCCGAAAAATTAGAACATGATCCATCGGAGTGAAATTTCCTTAGGAAGTACCGGTATCGAGCTCAATGACCTCCATATTTATCGCACGGTATCGAGGACAATCAGCTGACCCAATATTAACAGCTGTGCAAGGATTAGTTATGATTGATTTCCTTGATGTTGCCTGTAAGCTTCTACTAAGCCCAACTAGATAGACAGAATCTCCTCGTCGCAAAGCAGGTTCTACACAGAAACAaagtttcttttaaaaaaaaaagtaaaatggACCACATTGTGGAAAAGACATGCCGACTGGAAATGAATAGTTCAGTGACTATGTACTCTTTTAATGGTATGATATGATCAAGCTCATTAGTACAATAAAGTAAGGCATGCTGATTGCAAAATGAAAAGTTCAGTGACTATCCCACTCTCTGTGTAAGGGTATAACATGATTAAGCTCAATCAAAGTGGAATGAAGCGAAAACCTCTTTCTCTTCAGATAATATTGGAAATACATGGAGACACTGTAAAAGAAACAAACCTGGTAGAAGCTTAGCAGCCCGGACAACAGATGCTCCAGCTCCTAGTGCAGAAGGATCATAAGCGACCAGAGCAAAGTTGTGAACAGGATGGAGGAAAACAACCTGGAAAGCAAATTATATATAAGTAATTGAAAAATTGTGTGCTTTAGCTTTTATAAGTGAGAACAGAAAAAACTCATACCTCTCCAGGTATTTCAATGGGATATGCAGCAAATGAAAGCATTATATCAGAGATAGATACAGCAACCGTATTCCTATCAACTGCAACCAGACCCAGACGTTCAGAATGATATATTATAACCCCTGTTCCAAAGAAATGTTGAGAGTGAACTCCATCAAGCATGCAAACAGGCGGCACATGCACCTGAAAAGATAGAGATAAGACAGATGGTTATGGGCAAGAAACACAAAAGTCGAAACTAATAAATACAGGTCGCTTAGGGTTCAAGGTGGTTCAAAAATTAATTAACGGTACGTACAAAATTAATTGCTCCCAGAGCAGATGGACTGGAAATTGGAGTGAAGGAAATAGATAATAGATAATATAGAAAATAGTCCAATAGTCAACCCAGAGGAAAACAATAGGATATTTTTACTCGTGGTGAATCTTTTTCATACAGATATGGCTTCCATGAAATCAGAAGATGTCATCCATTCATTATCAATATATATTCAGCTCATTTGATTATGAGCTGAATATATTCATAATGAACTGAGTATAATAAGCTCTTATTTTGGCTCCAATCCATACAGCAAAAAATAAGCACAGTTCATTATTGAAAATTTCGTATTGAAATATGACAATAGCACATTTTTCCATAAGCTCAAACTTTTCCCTCAACCAAAGTACAAACAACATGGCCCACCAGTGTAAATGTACAGTGCCTATTTTGGGGGTTGATCTTCTTCTGGAAACCTCAGGATGAACTTGTCAGGAAAAAACTAGGTGAGTAAGCTTAAACCGATCGCTACAAATACAACTTAAGGTTAGAGTAGATTTAAGCCTCAATCGGTAAATCCTATTCATATGCCCATACATCAACACAGAGTATCAACATACCGTGGATATATCTTGGATAACTCAAACCTCAGCATACCACGGAAGGTTAAGGGGCGGCTTGGTTTTGCTCCCAGGCAAGGCTCTGATTTAGGTCGCCTGGGCTGAGATTGCTGCCTGGCCAGCAAGCTGCTTACCAGCACACAATCCAAGGCCCTAAATACATGAAGCTTGTTTTGTCTAGCCTAAGTTTGCCTTTGTGCTTTTCATGCATTCAAAACTTAACTCACAGAACAGCTTGTGCAGCTTCTAGCCTATATGTGCAGGCGTGTAGCATTACATAATCTAGTACCCTAGCCTAGCCTCCCTAAAAGTATTAAATGACAGTGCCTGACTATAAAATGCGTGTTATGTATACATTGCTCACCTCAAACATTACAAGGGCTGGTTCAATTACTTGTTCTGCCAATGATGCATTACTTGATATTGTTCGAGCAAGTTCAGAACCTTCTGCATTGGAAGGATGCCTCAAAGAACCACCTTTTACATCCTCTAGATCTCCATAAGATGGTAAAGTTCCCTCAGCAGCTATCTCCTCATCCACACGTCGCCTTTTTTTCTCAACAAGAGAATCTTCGTTAGAGTGAGATCCATCTACAACAATCTCATCATCAGTTTGCATTTTGATGCATCCGTCTGCCAGGTTCTCAGAATCATACTGGCACTTGAGATCCATAGGACTAGATTCAGATAAAGATGAAACAGAGTTCGAGTTTGTGTCCACATGATTAGCATGATGAGCTGGAGCCAAAAATGGAGATTCCGGTGATATAGCTGGTTTTCCAGTCCACAAGCCAGTTGCATCATTTCGAGTATATAACTGAGGTGGCGCATACCATTCATGTTGATCGATTGTCACCAGTACAGACTGATCACGTAAGTAAAAATGATTAGTTTATTTACCATAACCGAACTCAAATTTGTACTAGGAAGTGCAAAAGATAAGGCATTGATTATTGTCATAAATCAGCTACTCAAATCTTACTTTGTTCCGGTGACGGTCAGTGTATTTGACATATTCTAGAGGCACTCGTGATCCCCTAGACAATTTTGAAAGAACTGCAATAAGGTCATCTAAATGTGCAATATCCTCTCCTGCAAGCTTTTTAATAATGGCATGGCGTGGAACAGATGCCCGAGAGAGCATGTACCTGCATTGCATGGTGTTAAATAAGTCAAAGAAATAACCAGTTTGCTATGGTACCAATCATATGCATTAGAGAAGATATACAATAACAAACTGAAGGTGAAATTGTGAGTGTGAAACTAATGCTACGACCCAAAGAACAAGAAGAGCATTTAGTGCTGTTAAACCTCAATAGGAAGATTATGATCAGTTGCCAGtaaggggtgtgtgtgtgtgttgtgggggggggggggggggggggggggcgggcagTTTTAGTTTAAGAATAAACATTTGAGAAACAAGCCGATGTATTAAAGATCCAGATTGAAAAGGGATGTTTCCCAAAGGATTTGTTACAATACTACAAATGAGAGGTTTGCAAGAATGAAAGCAAACAAGTAGTCATTCTTTCAGGAAATGGAACATGAGAGGCTATGTTACAGTTAAATCTCTTACCCTGCTTCAGCAACATATACGAGACCACATTTGAATCGGAAGTTTCTAGCCTGAAACAAGATGTAAGCATGATTAGCAGCATTTTGGAAGTTCAACAAATACAAAAGCTGTAGACATTGATGTGCCAATCTAAGTTCAAGCATGAGGAGGTGATGTAAGCATTAACTGATCGTATTTAATTATGTAGCATGAGataaagggcctgtttggaattttggatacACCCATCCAAACAGGACCATAGTTgtgagagcaactctagtaatgTACATGGATTTATAGATGAAATCGTGGCTAGTGGGTAGAGCACTAGAGTTCATGACTTTCATACTTCAAGTGCAACCTGTTTATAGGGGCAGTTCCAATGCAAGGTGCCATCATCAATTCTCAGAGAGATTGTACTCAAGCGCCCACATAAGATCGCTCTGACCTCTCATGTAATGCGAGCAAACACCTGTAGGCACTTAAATGGTTGCGTTATCTACTAGCTAACGGTACATGCATGAGTACAAGTTCAGGACTGATGCTTTATCAAGCCATGATACTAAAAAAGTTAGATCTTATCTATCCTACATGGCAACAAACGGTGATTTCCCTCTGGTAGACACCTCCAACTCTCCAAGCATCTAGAGCGATAAGAAATATTGGAAAACGTTTCTGCTTAACTTTTTGGATTAACTTAGATAGTGATGATTTCAGACTGTATAAACTATAAACCAAAAAATCTCTGACTATTTCAAAACAAGGGGAACAATTTCCCTTGTCCACATTACCAAGTTCTTTTAATAAGGGCAGTAGATATGAAAGTTCAATTCCATATTATGAAACTTCACCTGCTGATATGACAGTGGATGGATGACAGCACCACTAACTTCCAAGAAATGATTTGGAGTTATAGAGTGCAAATCCTCAGCCTGAAAGACCAAGGTGTTAAAGATTAATAAGGGTTCAAAAACATGACATGTTGTAAAGGCAGTCTATATCAGGCAATAGGAGTGCTACAGataatattacaataaaaaaaaGACAAGATATGATACGTCAAAATTGCCAAATACCTGCAGCTTTACTGTTAAAGGAACTCCACCCCTCTCTATCTGCAAATCAATTTCCCTGCCAACACTATCATCAAGTAAAGTCTCCAATCTAAGAAACTGAGTTACAACCTGCAATTAGTTAAAATGGTTAAACAACACCATCCCTGAGTCCAAATTATATGTGTTATGGAAAATCAAATTGGCACGAAAACATATTTTTGTTGTCATTTTAGCTTGTGAAAAGTGTCTTTGTTTGTTTGTCATAATGGGATTCCAGTAAGAGACATAGCTACATGCTCCTATTTCACTTTGTTTGCTAAATTTTCCAAGACTAGACTCCTCTATTCATTGGCCAGCATGGGTAGCTAACAAAACAAACTACTTAACAGGTATAGGTTTAGTAAAGGTTTCTACATTTTCAATACCCACGCACAAGTCTCAAACAACAAACAAAAAAGAAGAGAGGCGGTAGTTAACAGGCAATCAGTGATCAAGGATATTCCTGTATGTGTAAAGGAGAACTCACAGCTATTCCTGTATGTGTAAAGGAGAACTCACAGCTGATAGATaaagggcatacccagtgcagagagctcccgctctgtgcggggtctggggaagggtgtcagtggcaagccttaccctcgcctgtgcaatgcgaggagaccgcgactcgaacccgggaccttccggtcacaggcggtaaaactctaccgcttgcaccaggcccgcccttctcacAGCTGATAGATACAACAGTAAATTGTAAAATCAACGATATCGCAGAGTATCGGAAAATGGTATGCTTAACATTGGTACAGATGAAATCAATAGACCGGTTTCAAATGATTAGAGCAGTAACGCTAGGAAATTTATAATTTAATTAACTCAGTAGAATCTGACCGATCCTAACAAGCATCTTTGGTTCTTTAGAACGTTATACAGGTTTACATGGTACAGACCCAACACTATGGCCCATGTGCATAAAAAGTGAAAGCATGTCTTTTATAGTTTTATTTACTTAAAAAAATAACCTTCCTCAGTATAGAATTCCCAGTAGAATGATATAGCACTGATTGTGCTAGCATAACAATAACATTGGCAACATTTTAGACATTCTGCACATTAGCAAACATTTTTTTACCTCAACCGATGGCACATAGCAATAGCATAGAGTTATACTGAACATAGCCCACTATATTGACTTCAACAGTTCGAACTAGTCACTAAGAAAACTGGGCATGAATTTATGTTATTTTATTAATATAATGTCAAGTACTAGCAGACAAAAATGGTGgttttcaaatatatatatccaTTAAAAGCAGTTCTCACCTCCTCATTGATGCATACTAGAACATCACCAGGTTCCAAATGTTTATGCGCAGGGCCTTCAGGTACCTGCATGGACACAGCCTTCCAGTTTCAGCAGTAGCAAGTTACAGAATAGCATAATACAACAAGTACCACGATAAGTGGTatgataaaaaaaaaaaacaagcttagAATCATAAGCACCAGAAATTACCACTGAATCAACAACCAGCATTCCAGTCTCGCCTGCTGGAGAAACTACTCGCACCATCTGTACAGAAAGCAAGTTGTAGTTCTTAAGCCTAGAGCATGGAGGTCGACATTTTAAAATACATCCTAACATCCCCATCATACCAGGGAGAAACAAGCTTAGAAAGTTATTATAGAAGATAGACAATCACAAATTACCAAGTCAATTAGTGAGCCACAAACAATGAAAGAACATACCTGCTCGGTTTCATTCCGGAGGCCAAGACGCCGAGTTTCTTCAAATCCTTTGTGTTGAAAGGTAGCCTTCCAATGCAATAGAAAAAAGAGGGATGCTATGAAGCCAAATAACAGCAGTAAAAGAAAAGTAGCAGTAACAACAATGAAGAATTGAAGAGAACTTGCAGCATGTCAAAAATAATTTGAAGTACTGCAAGGTTAAATGCATAAATATTTATTCATTAATAAGCTCTCCACGACAACAATAACAGAAAATGACACCATATGATAAAATAATGGAATCACTCTATAATATACTCACCTGAAGTGTACCACGTGGAATATAAACAGATTCTGGCTTGGTACCAAATGCATCCCAACTATCATGTATCAAATTCAGTGCTCTGACAACCTGGAAATAGTTTATACATATTTTTAAATAAATAACAGCAccacaaaaaaaattaatgaatCTTAAAAGGTAACGATGTGTGCCCATCTTTATGATCTTATATTTTAGTACATGTGAACTCCTACACGTTCTTCCCACTCTAATCTTCCTTGAAGAACACCCAATGTAAAGTAAAAAAAATGCATTGCTAATGAAAACTCTGCACATTTGCTAATGAGTTAGTCTAGTTTGGTGATTAGTATGGTTGCTTCTGTAAAGCCTTGTAAAATTAGAAGCAGCTGATTCTTTCCTTAGTATCAATGTGTCATGTCATTTCAAATCAAACTTGAAAGTTAGACTCAAATGTTATGCACTGCAAGCTTCCAATTTTTAAATCAACAATCTTGGAATTCTAATATAAGCTATAGCATAACATGGGAATGTACTAATGCCCATTTATAAAAAACTTACACGTTCTAATGGAAGGAAGAAGGCAGAGGCACTGGAAGATTTGCTTCCAGCATTCAGGGCAACAGCCCTTCCTTGGCAATCAACAACAGGTGAACCACTTGAGCCACCTTTAGTACCAGATGCAGCCTAAAGAAACAAATAATCTAATTAATGTACAAGCACTAgcaacatgaaaagaaaaacAACTTGCTATTCCATTAAGTCAATAGAAGATCAAACTCATTATCAGCATATCAATATGAACTAGATAATGATACATGTAACATCAAGTAGCTAAAGAAAGTTACCTGCATATAGAATGTATTGAAATCATTATATCCATCCCTGGcaagaaattaaaacaaaaaggaAATATCAACAGCAATATAGATAATGTAATATGTCATTAAGCTTCAAACAGCTAGCCTACAGCATCCAGTTTGATAATTTAAAAATAATGGTAAAATAACAGGAGTAAGATTATATATTTGAATTCTTTCTCAACACATCTCTTCACTTCATAGAGTAGTAAATAGAGATGAACTACAGTGTAATTTGTATAAACAATCACAACTACAAATGGGAGAGTTAATTTTTGTCTATGTTGTTTCCTTTTTGTATGTACGGTGTGTAAATGGATGCCCTGATTAAATAACTAGTTATCAGAAGGAGCAGGCCATGTAAAGATAGAAAAGAAGGTGTACTTCTTGTAGTATGGTGCTTCTCTATCAAGTCGAGCAAGTGTTCCTGCCAAAATTGAAACCTGCATTCAGTAAACACAAATAAGAAAACATTGCAATACAAAACACAATTTATCAGACAAATTTCAGCGGTTAGATCTTCATCCGCATCCTTGTAAAGAATGAACCATATCCAGGCCTTAAAGCATGCATTCAAGCAAAACTTTATGGTGCTATCAGAAGCGCACATCCAACCAGCATGTTACATTAAAAACATGTCAGAATTCTAATTTAAACCTATTTGTTCCAAGTCACTTCTTCAGCTTGTCATGACAAATATTTAATTTGCAAAGTTGTAGGCGCAGGCTGATTTTATTTTTGCACGCCAAGTTGTCAAATAAGCGTCCTCTGGGCCAACCAATGTTTTTTTCCAACCCGGACAAACCGAATTTCGTTACTTATAAGCAACGAAGGGGCCAACCAATATAACAACTAACACATACTCCGTGGTTGAAAGGCCTTGTCTTAGCATTAAAAAAATGGAAAGCAATTGCGTATTCACAACTCTACATGTCATTCATCTAACTGATTTCTAAACATGTCAATCTGCACATGCATTGCCCTTTTTGCTCACATGCCAAACTTCCAGAACCATGTAATCACAGATGGCTAAATCCAGCATGGAAAAACAGGAGCATGACGTATATCTTTTTTTCCTGATAAAAGAGTTCACAAAAATTTCTTACTGAATATTCCTCTTTACCAAAAATCCCTTGAGTGGTGTTACACGCAATTATACTTTTGTCAGAAAACATTACAAACATAACTTTTAATTGCAGTGGAAATTAAGGGAAACCATTTAATCATGATCTGCCATGTCATTGTTTGCAATTTGCAAAGCactaaaaaagggcgtacccagtgcagagaactCCGGCTCTGTGCGgagtctagggaagggtgtcagtggcaagccttaccctcgcctgtgcaatgcgaggagaccgcgactcgaacccgggaccatccggtcataggcggtaagactcttccgcttgcaccaggcccgcccttctttgCAAAGCACTAGTAAGATAAATTTAAGTACATATACCAATACCCTAATTCTTTGATTGAAACGCCAACACATAGCAATAGGGGTGTAATTGGATCAGGTGCGTACAGATATAGCTCATCCCATATTCATCATATTCTATCCATAGTTTACACGAGTAGGGCATGGATAGTATTGGACAATTTCTTCTTCACCCATATCATTTTTTTTCTCAGATTTATAGGCGGAGCAGATAGTGACACCGAGGTTTCAATTGGTTAGACAGATGGAAATTATTCTCTCTATTTACACTAGCATACATAGCACAATATATTAAACAATAAGGGTGCAATTAGAGTGAGCGCAATGAAAGCGATTGCCAAGATGCGAAAACTAAGAGCGTGTTATTTTTTACTCCCATTCATACGTGATAACATGCCTATTTATTGTCAGTCTTGAATGAAATCATAATAGAGTACCTCAACTTCTAATATTTGATACTTCGGATGGATACCTCTCGAGTCTCATCTCATATGGTATCCCATATTATTTTCTTGGAATCGGATTCAGACATTGATAGTGTCTGAAAATTGGTGTCGCAATCCATATTTGCCCTATCAGGCTTCGGTTGATCAGAAAGTATCCTACCATTTGCACCCCTATGTCAATTAAGATTTAACTAAATAGGTTTTTGATGGAGTGTACGATAGGTGTAACCTTAGTTCCGTAAGTTCTGGATATTGCAAAAGCAGAAGATTTGTTTCACGGTgcagaaaaaaggaaaaactaaggcacTAAGGTTTGATGGAGAACAATTCAAAAAGCACACAACTGCTGTGGTGTGTGGTCTGTAGTGTCTAACAAGGACATTTTATGCAGTATACTTTACAGGGGTACATAACAGCAGAGATTAAGATAGAATTCAGGGAACCTTTTCCCCGCTGTCATTTCCGACAACCCGGATTTCTAGCCCGACTGATGCTGCTTCAGGTGCCAGCGGAATCTCATCATATTTAAGAAACTTAATGGCACCTGGATCATAGCGAAAAAAACCAAAATCATGTACCTGTTTCGAGAGAAGAGAGGGGAAATTTCGGTTAACATTATGGCATTTGCACTGGGAGGGGAAAATAAAACAGAGAATGGAATCAAGTGGAATGAATATACACTCACAGGATCTCTGTACAGGGGGTACACAGGGATCTCTTCCCTGTTCACGAACATGGCCTCCGCGACCACAGGCCCTGTCATCGCGAGCATCGCGGCAACAACAACAGCACAAATCATTCACAAGTCGCATACGTGAGAACCGGTGATGATTGCTGGAGGCGTTCCTACCTGGCTTAACGACATGGCGGTTAGTGAGGATGATGCCGCGGGACTTGTCAACGACGAACCCCGTGGCGTAGCTGGCGCCCGCGACCTCGGTGTCAAAGGCGCGCGGCGCGGTGGTGCGGAGGACGACGACGGATGGCACAACGCGGGAGAGCGCGCCGCGCCAGTCCTCCGCCGTGACCGACGACTCGATCTCCATCGCCAGCTCCCCGCCGGCCTCTTCCTTCGCGGGGCTCTCCATCGCCAGCCGCGATCTAATTTCCCGTCCGGCGGCCTCGGTTCGGGCAAGCTCTCCGGCGGTCGCTAGGGTTTTGGGCACGGGCTAGACTCCGATTTGGAGTAGGATTTTTATCATCAATCACGCGGGCGATGTGAATCTGTTATAGCCAGATGGGGGGCGGGTGGGGCGAGGCGGTGAGCGTGAGATCAGCGGGAGTTGGGAGTGGAGCTGGTGGTGAATGCGCTGCGAACTTTGGAGCCTTGGCTGGCTGGCGTGCGATAGTAGCGGCGGCCGCAGCACGAGATTTCGGAAGGGGAAGACCGGGACCAAAGTCGCACGCCTCAGGTAGTCAGGTGGGCGACGGGGCGTTGCTCGTATACTATGGAAGATTATAAATTGagatagtattttttttcttataCTAAATTAGTCAACAGTAAATAATCTATTATCATTTACGATCAGGCCTGAATTAGAAAAAGTCCGGGCTCCCTGAAAACTGGTCTTTAGCTTCCTCTATTTTAAAACCGGGCTCATTGCGGCAACAAGTTGTGGCATTCCAAATGTTGATGTTACTACAACAGCCGAAGCACATGCTCTGCGAGATGATCTTTTATGAATGGGCCAGATAGGTTGTTTAATCAGACAGACTGTTTAGAAGTGGTGACGATTACGAGGGAGGGAGACAACTCAATTGGTGTTGCTATCTACTGGGATTGTACCTTCTCATATAGTGGGTTTTTTAATGTCAAGTttgatcattatttgagggaggACAATAAGGTACTGTTGTGAACTGCTCAGTTGATTAGGTTTCTTGTGGTGAAACTTATCCATCCGAGTTTAAGTTCCCGACTTGATATGGGTGCTCACATTTTCCTGTATTTATTTCAAGATTTAATGGCGCTATTCTTTCAGTGTTGGGCGACGTATCCGTCGATTCTTTGATTGGTAGGCGACGTGCCCGTCGACAGCGAGACGCCTGTAGTGACTTCTTCAATTTCGAGATTTGTCAATCCAACTCGgttcttcggaggtgctcataggggtatgaTGTGCGTGcatgtgttcataggggtgagcgTAGGCTCGTGTATGTGAGcgtctacatttgtaattgggtcTCGCAAAAAATAAGGTAATGTTTGGTCGGTGGAAAAGGGTAGAATGGTCTCCCCATTTGGTTCAGAGTTCAGGGAGAATGGGACCTTCCTATATTCTATGCATATTCGCGTCTCCCGTCCCTCCAAACGGAGGGGATGGGGTCATCCCCGATTGACGACGTGAGCGAGGAGACGAAGATAAAGTCAGTGTTGTCAGagcagctccgacgacgactccTGTTACCATGGCTAGCAGGCCAGGTCGCCTCCGCCTAGGTCGAAGCCACCTGGGGGCGTGGCCCGCCGTCGCTGGGCCATGGCTCCACTCCCCACGCCGCcggcaaccccccccccccctccccccgctGAATCGAGGTTGCCCATGCGGCCTCTATTTCTGCTCCGTCCGTTGGCAGCCTCTGTTCCAGATGCAAATGTTCGTAGGTTGAGGAAAAAGGGTGAACATGGATTGGGAAGTTTTCTAGGGTTCTAGATGCAAAACctatgactcatatgaatagtgccacaCAGTACTTTAGGGCTGCAGTTTAGTTCCTTAGAACCCCAGGGTCCCTGGTGAAAAATGGTTTTCCTTTTTTGTTAtatttttccttttatgcaaAAACTAGGATGAAATTTCTAGAAtgcatagtaattagtagaaaaaaacTAAAATACCAAACCCAGTTTTGTTGAACTCATGTAACAGTACAATCTTGTTTACACTAAACAGTAGCTAACAGCGTCAAATCCACCATCCATCCCATTCTTATTTATCCTTTCAACCAAACACAAAATGGGTCGTTCCCGTCCCATGTGAACCAAACAGAAAATAGAGTCGTCTCATCCCGTCCCATCCCATAAATTAGAGACGGAACTATCCCACTCCATCTTAACTCCCAACCAAACGCTACCTAAAGCAGTATATATTTTAGCTTATGACTGAATGATCCTTGTCCATTCTTTGGGAACGGGATCCTCCAGATTTTATTTTGGCGCAATTAGCCGATGATGTAACTATTGTTTGAAATTAATAAAGTTGCCACGATGGCTTTTCCTAAAAAACATTCAATGTTTCCTCAATGGACAatttggacttggttttgcataaAGAAGGTGTCGATATTTTACCACCGAttgcctaccacgggggtacccggggcagtctgttcgggcttcagcgtatgtagaacttgacggtaaatgcaagagacagtcaatttatcctagtttgggccctcgaccgtgatcgagtaatagccctacgtccaatcggcattagccttt is from Miscanthus floridulus cultivar M001 chromosome 7, ASM1932011v1, whole genome shotgun sequence and encodes:
- the LOC136467606 gene encoding protease Do-like 7 gives rise to the protein MESPAKEEAGGELAMEIESSVTAEDWRGALSRVVPSVVVLRTTAPRAFDTEVAGASYATGFVVDKSRGIILTNRHVVKPGPVVAEAMFVNREEIPVYPLYRDPVHDFGFFRYDPGAIKFLKYDEIPLAPEAASVGLEIRVVGNDSGEKVSILAGTLARLDREAPYYKKDGYNDFNTFYMQAASGTKGGSSGSPVVDCQGRAVALNAGSKSSSASAFFLPLERVVRALNLIHDSWDAFGTKPESVYIPRGTLQATFQHKGFEETRRLGLRNETEQMVRVVSPAGETGMLVVDSVVPEGPAHKHLEPGDVLVCINEEVVTQFLRLETLLDDSVGREIDLQIERGGVPLTVKLQAEDLHSITPNHFLEVSGAVIHPLSYQQARNFRFKCGLVYVAEAGYMLSRASVPRHAIIKKLAGEDIAHLDDLIAVLSKLSRGSRVPLEYVKYTDRHRNKSVLVTIDQHEWYAPPQLYTRNDATGLWTGKPAISPESPFLAPAHHANHVDTNSNSVSSLSESSPMDLKCQYDSENLADGCIKMQTDDEIVVDGSHSNEDSLVEKKRRRVDEEIAAEGTLPSYGDLEDVKGGSLRHPSNAEGSELARTISSNASLAEQVIEPALVMFEVHVPPVCMLDGVHSQHFFGTGVIIYHSERLGLVAVDRNTVAVSISDIMLSFAAYPIEIPGEVVFLHPVHNFALVAYDPSALGAGASVVRAAKLLPEPALRRGDSVYLVGLSRSLQATSRKSIITNPCTAVNIGSADCPRYRAINMEVIELDTDFGSTFSGILTDEQGRVQALWASFSTQLKYGCSSSEDHQFVRGIPIYAISQVLEKIISGTQGHFRLINGIKRPMPFVRLLEVELYPTLLSKARSYGLSDNWVQALAKKDPVRRQVLRVKGCLAGSKAENLLEQGDMILAINKEPITCFLDIEKACQELDQSIGSDGVLNMTIFRQGKEIDLIVGTDVRDGNGTTRMVNWCGCIIQDPHSAVRALGFLPEEGHGVYVARWCHGSPVHRYGLYALQWIIEVNGQRTTDLETFIQVVKDLEDGEFVRVRTVHLNGKPRVLTLKQDLHYWPTWELSFEPETATWRRRIIKALQSTKT